The Halalkalicoccus tibetensis genome contains the following window.
GGCCGACCGACACGGAGGCGAGCAATGCCGACTAAGCCCAAGCTCCAGCTCGGAAGCCACCTGCTTCCCGGGCTGGGAGCCGTCGCGCTCTTCTGTGTGCTGGCGTTCGTCTTCGTCACGTCGTCGTTCCCCGCCCCGCAGGGGTTCCCGGCCGACGCGAACATCACCGCGAACATCGGCTACGCGCTGTTCAACATCGAGGCCGGCGAGGTGCCCGCCGAGGGCTTCATCGTCGCCTTCTTCGCGATCGCGATCGTGCTCGACGCCGCCCTCGACGGCTCGGTGATGCTCGCACGGAACGACGACGAGGAACGGGATCGGGAGCTGGTCCCCGAACGCGGGGGCTTCGAGGGGGGTGAGGAGTAGATGATCGCTCCGACCCAGCTGCTCGTCCCCGTCGAGTGGTACCTCGTCCTCTCGGCGGGCGTGTTCTGTATCGGCCTGTTCGGCGTGCTGACCCGACGTAACGCGCTGATGTTCCTGATCAGCGTCGAACTCATGCTCAACGCAGCGAACATCAACTTCGTCGCCTTCTCGCTGCAGTGGGGCAACCTGACCGGACAGACGTTCGCGCTGTTCGTGATGGCGCTTGCCGCCGCGGAGGTCGCGATCGGGATCGGGATCATCCTCGTCCTCTATCGCAACTTCCGTGGCATCGACGTGACCGAGGCGACGACGATGAGGTGGTAACGAGATGGCATTCGAATACGCACCGTTGATCGCACTGTTCCCGCTCGCATCGTTCGTCATCGCGCTCGCTGCGGGCGAGTACCTCCCCAAGAAGGGGGCGTTCGTCGGCATGGCCGCGACCGGCGGCTCGCTGCTGCTCTCGATCTGGGCGATGGTCCGGGTCTCGGGCGGCGAGATCTACGACGAGACGCTCTACACGTGGGTCGCCGGCGTCGGCGAGGAGACGATCTCGCTGACCTTCGGCCTGCTTTTGGACCCGCTGTCGACGATGATGCTCGTCATCGTCTCGCTGATCGCCTTCCTCGTCCACATGTTCAGCCTCGGCTACATGAACGACGAGGGCGAGACCGGCCTGCCGCGATACTACGCCGGCCTCGGGCTGTTCACCTTCAGCATGCTCGCGTTCGTCTTCGCGGACAACCTGCTGATGGCGTTCATGTTCTTCGAGCTCGTGGGGCTGTGCTCGTTCCTGCTGATCGGCTTCTGGTTCCGCGAGGACGCCCCTCCGAGCGCCGCGAAGAAGGCGTTCCTCGTCACCCGCTTCGGCGACTACTTCTTCCTGATCGGCGTCGTCGGGATCCTCGCGACGTTCGGCACCGCACAGTTCGCGGGCGAGGGGGCGTTCCCCCAGCTCGCCCAGGAGGCCATCGAGGGCGGCGAGACGCTGTTCGGCTTCACCGCCGAGACGTGGATCACGATCCTCGGGCTGTTGGTGCTCGGCGGCGTGATCGGCAAGTCCGCCCAGTTCCCGCTTCACACCTGGCTGCCCGACGCGATGGAGGGCCCCACGCCGGTCTCGGCGCTGATCCACGCGGCGACAATGGTCGCCGCCGGGGTCTACCTGGTCGCGCGGATGTTCGGCTTCTACGCGCTGAGCCCGACCGCGCTGGGGATCATCGCCTTCACCGGCGGCTTCACGGCGCTGTTCGCGGCGACGATGGGGGTCGTGAAGGACGACATCAAGCAGGTGCTCGCGTACTCGACGATCTCCCAGTACGGCTATATGATGCTCGGGCTGGGGGTTGCGGGCTACGTCGCCGCGACCTTCCACCTGATGACCCACGCGTTCTTCAAGGCGCTGCTGTTCCTGGGTGCGGGTGCGGTCATCATCGCGATGCACCACGAACAGGACATGTGGCATATGGGCGGGCTGAAGGACGAGATGCCCGTCACCTACTACTCGTTCCTCGCGGGCTCGCTCGCGCTCGCGGGGATCATCCCGTTCTCGGGCTTCTGGAGCAAGGACGAGATCCTCTACGACGCGCTGATCGTGGGGCTCAACGAGCCGATCATGCTCGCCGCCTACGCCATGGGGCTGCTCGCGGTGTTCTTCACCGGCCTCTACACGTTCCGGATGGTCCTGCTGACCTTCCACGGCGAGCCCAGAAGCGACCACGCCGAACACCCCGTCGCGCTGGGGTGGAACACGAAGATCCCGCTGGCGGTGCTGGGCGTGCTGGCGGCGGTCGCCGGCTTCGTCAACATGGTGCCGGTCGCGGAGGTGACGGGTGCGGACATCACCTACCTCTCGAACTGGCTCGATAGCGGTCCCGAGGAGCTCGCCTACTCGACGTACACGGCGACCGCCGCGGAGTTCGCCGGCCTCGAGGCCGCCGAGCTGAGCCCGCTGCTGCCCGGCGTCGTCGCGCTCGCCGTCGCGCTCGCGGGCGCGGGTGTCGGGGTGTTCCTCTACCGAGGCCCCGAGCCCGAGCGCCACACCGAGAAGCTCGGCGGGGCGAAGGACGTGCTGGTCGCGAACTACTACCAGGACGAGTACCAGGTCTGGCTCGCCGAAGGCCTGACCCAGCGGACGGCCCGCGCGGCGGACACGTTCGACCAGGGCGTCATCGACGGCGTCGTCAACGGCGCCAGTAGCGTCAGCCTGCTCGGAAGCGACCGGATCCGCCGGGTCCAGAGCGGGGTCGTCACCAACTACGCGGCGATGATCACGATCGCGCTGGTCGTCCTGCTTGTGGCCTTCGGCATCTACGGAGGGTGGTTCTGAATGTTGATCGAGACACTCATCGCAGTCACGTTCGTCGCGGCGCTCGCCGTCTTCATCACGCCGGAAGCCTACGCGCCACAGGTCGCGTTCGCACTGAGCCTGCTCCCGCTCGTCGGGAGCCTCTACATGTGGACCGGCTTCGACGCGAGCGGCAACGCCCTGCTCGAAGGCAGCACCGTTGCCTTCGAAACACAAACCCAGTGGATCGGCTTCGAACCCTACGCGATCAACTGGCACGTCGGCCTCGACGGCGTGAGCTTCCCGCTTCTCGTCCTGACGACCGTGCTGGTCCCGCTCGCGATCATGAGCGCGTGGACGCCGATCACCGAGCGGGTCTCGCAGTTCTACGGGCTGATCCTCTTCATGGAGGCGAGTCTCATCGGCGTGTTCACCGCGCTCGACTTCTTCGTCTGGTTCGTCTTCTGGGAGGCCGTGCTGATCCCGATGTACCTGCTGATCGGCGTCTGGGGCGGTCCCCGGCGCAAGTACGCCGCGATCAAGTTCTTCGTCTACACGAACGTCGCCTCGCTGGTGATGTTCATCGGCTTCATCGCGCTGGTCTTCGGGCTGGGCGATTCGGTGACGAGCTTCGGCATGCCCGAGATCACCCAGGCGCTACATGACGGTGAGCTCGGCGGCTTCGCCGGGCTCACTAGTGACGCGCTCGCGCTCGCCGCGTTCATCGCGATCTTCTTCGGCTTCGCGGTCAAGGTGCCGATCTTCCCGGTCCACACCTGGCTGCCCGACGCCCACGTCGAGGCCCCGACGCCGGTGTCGGTGCTGCTTGCGGGCGTCCTCCTGAAGATGGGGACCTACGCGCTGCTTCGGTTCAACTTCACGATGCTCTACGACGTCGCGGCGACGCTCGCGATCCCGATCGCGGCGCTCGGCGTCTTCAGCGTCATCTACGGCGCGATGCTCGCGCTGGCCCAACAGGACCTCAAGCGCATCGTCGCGTACTCCTCGATCTCCTCGATGGGCTACGTGATCCTCGGGCTGGTGGCGTTCACAGTGTATGGAATCGGCGGCGCGACCTTCCAGATGGTCGCCCACGGGCTGATCTCGGGGCTGATGTTCATGGCCGTCGGCGTGATCTACAACGCCACGCACACGCGGATGGTCGGGGACATCTCGGGGATCGCCGACCGGATGCCGATCACCGTCGGGATCCTGATCGCCGCTGCCTTCGGCTACATGGGCCTGCCGCTGATGGCCGGCTTCGCCGGGGAGTTCATGATCTTCCTCGGGGCGTTCCAGTCGACCGTCCTGCCCAGCGCGCCGATCTTCACCGCGATCGCGATGTTCGGCATCGTGATCGTCGCGGGCTACCTGCTCTTCGCGATGCAGCGCACGCTGTTCGGGCAGTTCAGGCTCGAGACCGACTACGAGGTCACGCGCGCACCGCTACACGACGTCGCGCCGCTGTTCGTCCTGATCGGCCTCATCATCCTGCTGGGGGTCGATCCGGACATCTTCTTCACCATGATTCAGGACGCCGTTGATCCGATCGTCGAACTGGGGGGTGATGCCTGATGCTGTCGCAGCTACCACAGCCGCTCGTGACTCAGCCCTCGACGTGGATCGCGTTGGCGCCGGTCGTCATCCTCGCGACGACGGCGTTCCTGCTGTTCATCGCCGACAGTATCGACCCCAAGGGCTCGAACAACGGCCCGCTCGCGGCCTTCTCGCTCGTCGGCATCCTCGGCACGCTCGGGGTCACCGTCTGGTACTTCTTCGCCGGCGTGGGCCAGCCGGAGGGGCTCTCCCTGCTCGCCGACCAGGTGGTCGTCGACGGGATGAGCCTCTTCTTCACGTTCGTCGTCACGAGCGTCGCGGCACTGGTCGTCGTCGGGAGCTACGACTACCTGCACGACCAGCCCCACCAGGGCGAGTTCTACTCGCTGATCGTGCTCGCGACGACCGGGATGGCGCTGATGGCCAACGCCAACAGCCTCATCACTGCGTTCATCGCGATCGAACTCGCGAGCCTCTCGTCGTTCGCGCTGGTCGCGTTCCTCAAACACAACCGCGGCAGCGTCGAGGCCGGGCTGAAGTACTTCCTGATCGGCGCGCTTTCGAGCGCGATCCTCGTCTACGGGATCAGCCTCGTCTACGCGACGACGGGCTCGCTGCAGCTCGACGCGGTCGCCGCGGGCGTCGCCGAGACCGACAACGTCGGGCTGCTGGGCGTCGGCGTGCTGATGATCGTCGGCGGGGTCGCTTACAAGACCGCCTCGGTGCCGTTCCACTTCTGGGCACCGGAGGCCTACGAGGGCGCGCCCGCACCCGTGAGCGCGTTCCTCTCCTCGGCGTCGAAGGCCGCCGGCTTCGTGATCGCCTTCCGCGTCTTCGTCGAGGCGTTCCCGCTGGACGTCGTCGTCGCGCTGGGCATCGACTGGGTGCTGATCTTCCAGGTGCTCGCGGTCGTGACGATGATCGTCGGCAACTTCGCCGCCGCGATGCAGGAGAACGTCAAGCGGATGCTCGCCTATTCGTCGGTGGGACACGCGGGCTACGTGCTGATCGGGCTCGCCGCGCTCGGCGGCGGGCAGGACTCGCTGGTGATGGGTGCGGCGATGATGCATCTCCTCGTCTATGGATTCATGAACACCGGCGCGTTCCTGTTCGTCGCGCTCGCGGAGTACCGCGGCATCGGGCGGACTTTCGAGGACTACAACGGGATGTGGCGCCAGGCGCCGATCGCGAGCGTCGCGATGACGGTGTTCCTGTTCAGCCTCGCGGGTCTGCCGATCGGGGGCGGCTTCCTCTCGAAATACGTCCTCTTCACCGCCGCGGTCGGCGCGGGCGTCTGGTGGCTCGCCGCGGTCGGCGCGCTCACCAGCGCGCTGTCGCTGTTCTACTACTCCCGGCTCGTGAAGGCGATCTGGATCGAGGACCCGATTCGGGAGTTCGACGTCGCACGCCAGCCCGTCGGGCTCTACGTGGCGATCATCGCCGCCGGCCTGATGACGGTCGCGCTGCTGCCGGCGTTCCCGGTCGTCGACCTCGCACAGACCGCCGCGGCCTCGCTGCTCGCCTGACGGCTTCCGTCCCTTCTCCCGACGCCCGCTCGTGATGATCACGTTCGTTCGAGACGGTAGGCTTTAGCGCGTCCGTGGGCTACCGACTCACATATGGCGTCTCGACTGCTCCTCGGATGTGGCGCCGGGACCGTCGGCCACGCGCTGATCGATCTCGCGAAGGAGCAGGCGGTCGGGGTCCACGTCGTGACGCTCGATCCCGAACAGCGGGAGTTCCCGCAACGAGACGTGACGATCACGGCCGCGGATCCGGCCGACGAGTCGGTGCTCTCGAACGTCCGTACGGAGGTCTCGAGCGTCTTCATCGGGACCGGCTCGCCCGAACGGAACGTCGCGATCGCGCGGGCGGCGAGCGAGATCTTCGCGGGGCTGCCGATCGTCGCTTACACCGGCCACGACCCGACCGAGGCGGAGCGCGAGGCGCTCGAGGAACTGGTCGAAACGGTCCTCGACCCGACGAGCGCTCTCCGCGAGCACGCCGCCGAAACAGTTACCGGCTACGCCCCCGAGCACGCGCGCCACCTCCGGTCGCTGCTCGCGGGGATCGACGGGGAGCTCGGCGTGATGCTCCACGACAACCCCGACCCCGACGCGATCGCGAGCGGGATCGCCCTCGCGACGCTCGCCCGCTCCG
Protein-coding sequences here:
- a CDS encoding proton-conducting membrane transporter, translated to MPTKPKLQLGSHLLPGLGAVALFCVLAFVFVTSSFPAPQGFPADANITANIGYALFNIEAGEVPAEGFIVAFFAIAIVLDAALDGSVMLARNDDEERDRELVPERGGFEGGEE
- the nuoK gene encoding NADH-quinone oxidoreductase subunit NuoK encodes the protein MIAPTQLLVPVEWYLVLSAGVFCIGLFGVLTRRNALMFLISVELMLNAANINFVAFSLQWGNLTGQTFALFVMALAAAEVAIGIGIILVLYRNFRGIDVTEATTMRW
- the nuoL gene encoding NADH-quinone oxidoreductase subunit L, which gives rise to MAFEYAPLIALFPLASFVIALAAGEYLPKKGAFVGMAATGGSLLLSIWAMVRVSGGEIYDETLYTWVAGVGEETISLTFGLLLDPLSTMMLVIVSLIAFLVHMFSLGYMNDEGETGLPRYYAGLGLFTFSMLAFVFADNLLMAFMFFELVGLCSFLLIGFWFREDAPPSAAKKAFLVTRFGDYFFLIGVVGILATFGTAQFAGEGAFPQLAQEAIEGGETLFGFTAETWITILGLLVLGGVIGKSAQFPLHTWLPDAMEGPTPVSALIHAATMVAAGVYLVARMFGFYALSPTALGIIAFTGGFTALFAATMGVVKDDIKQVLAYSTISQYGYMMLGLGVAGYVAATFHLMTHAFFKALLFLGAGAVIIAMHHEQDMWHMGGLKDEMPVTYYSFLAGSLALAGIIPFSGFWSKDEILYDALIVGLNEPIMLAAYAMGLLAVFFTGLYTFRMVLLTFHGEPRSDHAEHPVALGWNTKIPLAVLGVLAAVAGFVNMVPVAEVTGADITYLSNWLDSGPEELAYSTYTATAAEFAGLEAAELSPLLPGVVALAVALAGAGVGVFLYRGPEPERHTEKLGGAKDVLVANYYQDEYQVWLAEGLTQRTARAADTFDQGVIDGVVNGASSVSLLGSDRIRRVQSGVVTNYAAMITIALVVLLVAFGIYGGWF
- a CDS encoding NuoM family protein codes for the protein MLIETLIAVTFVAALAVFITPEAYAPQVAFALSLLPLVGSLYMWTGFDASGNALLEGSTVAFETQTQWIGFEPYAINWHVGLDGVSFPLLVLTTVLVPLAIMSAWTPITERVSQFYGLILFMEASLIGVFTALDFFVWFVFWEAVLIPMYLLIGVWGGPRRKYAAIKFFVYTNVASLVMFIGFIALVFGLGDSVTSFGMPEITQALHDGELGGFAGLTSDALALAAFIAIFFGFAVKVPIFPVHTWLPDAHVEAPTPVSVLLAGVLLKMGTYALLRFNFTMLYDVAATLAIPIAALGVFSVIYGAMLALAQQDLKRIVAYSSISSMGYVILGLVAFTVYGIGGATFQMVAHGLISGLMFMAVGVIYNATHTRMVGDISGIADRMPITVGILIAAAFGYMGLPLMAGFAGEFMIFLGAFQSTVLPSAPIFTAIAMFGIVIVAGYLLFAMQRTLFGQFRLETDYEVTRAPLHDVAPLFVLIGLIILLGVDPDIFFTMIQDAVDPIVELGGDA
- a CDS encoding NADH-quinone oxidoreductase subunit N, coding for MLSQLPQPLVTQPSTWIALAPVVILATTAFLLFIADSIDPKGSNNGPLAAFSLVGILGTLGVTVWYFFAGVGQPEGLSLLADQVVVDGMSLFFTFVVTSVAALVVVGSYDYLHDQPHQGEFYSLIVLATTGMALMANANSLITAFIAIELASLSSFALVAFLKHNRGSVEAGLKYFLIGALSSAILVYGISLVYATTGSLQLDAVAAGVAETDNVGLLGVGVLMIVGGVAYKTASVPFHFWAPEAYEGAPAPVSAFLSSASKAAGFVIAFRVFVEAFPLDVVVALGIDWVLIFQVLAVVTMIVGNFAAAMQENVKRMLAYSSVGHAGYVLIGLAALGGGQDSLVMGAAMMHLLVYGFMNTGAFLFVALAEYRGIGRTFEDYNGMWRQAPIASVAMTVFLFSLAGLPIGGGFLSKYVLFTAAVGAGVWWLAAVGALTSALSLFYYSRLVKAIWIEDPIREFDVARQPVGLYVAIIAAGLMTVALLPAFPVVDLAQTAAASLLA